One window of the Dryobates pubescens isolate bDryPub1 chromosome 13, bDryPub1.pri, whole genome shotgun sequence genome contains the following:
- the LOC104302960 gene encoding cytochrome P450 2J6 yields MLPVSVMLLSFVVSLLFVQFLKWQWIRRQYPPGPTPYPFFGNLLQMNFSVHHELLKKMAKIHGNVFTLWLSSVPAVVLQGFQAVKEGLTAHADDVAGRPTSEGFYVLTRGNGVMFSNGWLWKQQRRFGLVTMRKMGVGKKDQEYRLQEEASHLVEYLHKTNGKPLDPKMPILYTVSNVIASVIFGHRFSEEDENFHCLIDSVDYITAFGNSIWFFIHEMFPWLSRRFLEPVKRVLSCIDLVNALLAKEVESHKGKRKSDENQDFIDYYLDVIDKTKGDADATYDEENLIQTIFDLFVAGSETTATTLRWALLFMVVYPDIQEKVQQELDAVLGRSHLMCYEDRKKLPYTNAVIHEIQRYGNIILIALPRQSVRDTQLLGYPVPKNTIILANIDSVLTDPAKWETPDQFNPGHFLDKDGNFVNREAFLPFSVGHRVCMGELLARMELFIVFSTLLQAFRFTLPEGVKEVNTKLVFGSTMKPHPYQLCAIPR; encoded by the exons ATGTTACCAGTGAGTGTGATGCTGCTATCTTTTGTGGTGTCTCTGCTGTTTGTACAGTTTCTGAAATGGCAGTGGATACGAAGACAATATCCTCCTGGACCAACTCCATACCCCTTCTTTGGAAACCTGCTGCAGATGAACTTCAGTGTTCATCATGAGCTCCTTAAAAAA ATGGCCAAAATTCATGGTAATGTCTTCACCCTCTGGCTTTCAAGTGTTCCTGCAGTTGTCCTGCAAGGATTTCAAGCAGTGAAGGAAGGTCTGACTGCCCATGCTGATGACGTTGCTGGAAGGCCAACGAGCGAGGGCTTTTATGTTTTGACTCGTGGAAATG GTGTTATGTTCTCCAATGGCTGGCTCTGGAAGCAACAGAGGCGTTTTGGACTTGTAACCATGAGGAAAATGGGAGTAGGGAAGAAAGACCAGGAGTACAGACTCCAAGAGGAGGCCTCTCACCTGGTGGAATACTTACACAAAACAAATG GAAAACCTCTGGACCCCAAGATGCCTATTCTTTATACTGTCTCAAATGTGAttgcttctgtgatttttggCCATCGCTTCTCGGAGGAAGATGAGAATTTTCACTGCTTGATTGACTCCGTTGATTATATAACAGCCTTTGGGAACAGCATCTGGTTTTTT ATACATGAAATGTTTCCCTGGCTTTCGAGACGTTTCCTAGAACCAGTTAAAAGGGTCCTATCCTGTATAGATTTGGTGAATGCTCTATTAGCAAAGGAAGTGGAAAgccacaaaggaaaaagaaagtcagATGAAAATCAAGATTTTATTGACTACTATTTGGATGTGATAGATAAG ACCAAAGGAGATGCAGATGCTACTTATGATGAAGAAAACTTGATCCAGACTATTTTTGACCTCTTTGTGGCAGGTAGTGAAACCACAGCCACCACCTTACGCTGGGCATTGCTCTTTATGGTGGTTTATCCTGACATTCAAG AGAAAGTCCAACAGGAGCTGGATGCTGTTCTGGGTCGATCTCATTTGAtgtgctatgaggacagaaagAAGTTGCCCTACACAAACGCTGTGATTCACGAGATCCAGCGGTATGGTAACATCATCTTAATTGCACTCCCCAGGCAGAGCGTGAGggacacacagctgctggggtaTCCTGTTCCAAAG aacaCCATCATTTTAGCAAATATTGACTCTGTTCTGACTGATCCTGCAAAATGGGAGACACCTGATCAGTTCAACCCAGGCCACTTTCTGGATAAGGATGGAAACTTTGTAAACAGAGAAGCGTTCTTACCATTTTCAGTAG GGCACCGTGTATGtatgggggagctgctggcaaggatggagctttttattgtcttctcTACACTGTTACAGGCATTCAGGTTCACCCTGCCAGAGGGAGTGAAAGAAGTCAATACAAAGCTTGTTTTTGGGAGCACAATGAAACCACATCCCTACCAGCTCTGTGCCATTCCTCGGTAG
- the LOC104302962 gene encoding cytochrome P450 2J6-like encodes MMLSVVLISLVLFLWGAQFLNLQWKSRGFPPGPTPFPIIGSMWRINFRADHGSLKKLAKIYGNICTLWMGHQPMVVLYGFQAVKNGLTTNSEDVSGRLQTFVFNRMANGKGILVSNGLVWKHQRHFGIGALRKLGMGNKGMERGIQTEARYLVEFFRSKDGRAVDPSFPIVHAVSNVICAVVFGHRFSLEDETFCQLIEAFSCMVAFANSYFHYVCELLPWVAELLPGPQLKASYSCEFIRSFIRQEIKTHRERGKIGEPEDFIDLYLDQIEKTKNIPNSTYDEDNMVQSVFDLFLGGSETTATTLRWALLYMMAYPDVQEKVQKELDAVLSPSHLICYEDRKRLPYTNAVIHEILRFGSIVLITIPRQAVKDTTVLGYWLPKGTLIMANIDSTLFDPEYWETPHQFNPGHFLDKDGNFVTREAFLAFSAGHRVCLGEVLAKMELFIIFCSLLKAFKFTPPEGVKEVNTEAIFGGTMKPHPYKLCAVPR; translated from the exons ATGATGCTAAGTGTAGTTCTTATttccttggttttgtttctttggggcgCACAGTTCCTGAACTTGCAATGGAAAAGTCGTGGATTTCCTCCTGGACCAACTCCATTTCCCATCATTGGAAGCATGTGGAGAATAAATTTTAGAGCTGATCATGGGAGTCTGAAAAAG CTGGCAAAAATCTACGGCAATATCTGCACCCTGTGGATGGGTCACCAACCCATGGTGGTGCTGTATGGATTCCAAGCTGTGAAGAATGGTCTCACCACCAATTCAGAAGATGTTTCTGGGAGGCTACAGACCTTTGTCTTCAACAGAATGGCAAATGGAAAGG GTATCCTGGTCTCAAACGGTCTCGTCTGGAAACATCAAAGACATTTTGGAATTGGAGCTCTCCGAAAACTGGGCATGGGGAATAAAGGAATGGAGCGTGGGATACAAACCGAGGCCCGTTACCTGGTTGAGTTCTTCAGGAGCAAAGATG GCAGAGCTGTTGACCCTTCCTTCCCCATTGTTCATGCTGTCTCCAATGTCATCTGTGCTGTGGTGTTTGGACATCGGTTCTCCTTAGAGGATGAAACCTTCTGCCAGCTGATTGAAGCATTCAGTTGTATGGTGGCTTTTGCAAACAGCTACTTTCACTAT GTATGTGAACTCCTCCCATGGGttgcagagctcctcccaggACCTCAGCTGAAAGCATCATATTCTTGTGAATTTATTCGGTCTTTCATAAGGCAGGAAATCAAAACCCACAGGGAAAGAGGCAAAATAGGTGAACCAGAAGATTTCATTGACCTTTACCTGGATCAGATAGAGAAA ACTAAAAATATCCCCAATTCTACATATGATGAAGACAACATGGTGCAGTCTGTTTTTGACCTGTTCCTGGGTGGCTCAGAGACCACTGCCACCACTCTGCGTTGGGCTCTGCTCTATATGATGGCTTATCCTGATGTCCAAG AAAAGGTCCAGAAAGAACTAGATGCTGTTCTGAGTCCCTCCCATCTCATCTGCTACGAGGACCGGAAGAGGCTGCCCTATACCAACGCTGTGATTCACGAGATCCTGCGCTTCGGCAGCATTGTCTTAATCACAATTCCTAGGCAAGCAGTGAAGGATACAACTGTCTTGGGGTACTGGCTTCCAAAG GGCACTCTTATTATGGCAAACATAGATTCAACTCTTTTTGACCCTGAATACTGGGAGACCCCTCACCAGTTCAACCCTGGTCATTTCTTGGACAAGGATGGAAATTTTGTGACTCGAGAGGCCTTCTTAGCCTTCTCAGCAG gCCACCGTGTGTGTCTGGGAGAGGTGCTGGCAAAGATGGAGCTTTTCATCATCTTCTGCAGCCTGTTGAAGGCATTCAAGTTCACTCCACCAGAAGGAGTTAAGGAAGTCAACACAGAGGCGATCTTTGGGGGCACAATGAAACCCCATCCATACAAGCTCTGTGCAGTTCCTCGCTAG